In Flavobacteriales bacterium, the following proteins share a genomic window:
- the yidD gene encoding membrane protein insertion efficiency factor YidD encodes MQGLKSVVSKLFILMIRFYQLSISPILGQNCRYDPTCSQYSIEAINKYGPFKGGWIGLKRILSCHPWGGHGHDPVP; translated from the coding sequence ATGCAAGGTTTGAAGAGCGTGGTGAGTAAGTTGTTTATATTGATGATTCGTTTTTATCAATTGAGCATTTCTCCAATTTTAGGACAAAATTGCCGATACGACCCTACATGCTCGCAATACAGTATTGAAGCAATAAACAAATATGGTCCTTTTAAAGGTGGTTGGATAGGTTTAAAAAGAATTTTGTCTTGTCATCCATGGGGCGGACACGGGCATGACCCAGTTCCATAA
- the surE gene encoding 5'/3'-nucleotidase SurE, giving the protein MEKPLILVVNDDGITAPGITALIEVAKNYGEVVVVAPDKPQSGMGHAVSLNTALRINHWEKEGINYYACSGTPVDCVKMGVSKLLKRRPDLIVSGINHGANSSINVIYSGTMSAAIEGAMEGISSIGFSLCNHAIEADFTASKMVVDKVIKDVLTQKYEAICLNVNIPNVSYDLIRGIKVCKQANGNWEEDFDERTDPNGKSYYWLTGKFVVYDNNEDTDEWALQNNYVSIVPVEHDFTNYLVMNKIKHLEHA; this is encoded by the coding sequence TTGGAAAAACCATTAATATTAGTTGTAAACGACGACGGCATTACTGCACCAGGAATAACAGCCTTAATTGAGGTTGCAAAAAATTATGGTGAAGTGGTAGTTGTTGCACCCGACAAACCTCAAAGCGGGATGGGACATGCTGTTTCGTTAAACACCGCGCTACGCATAAACCATTGGGAAAAAGAAGGAATTAATTATTACGCTTGTAGTGGCACACCAGTAGATTGTGTAAAAATGGGTGTAAGCAAGTTGTTAAAACGTAGGCCCGATTTAATTGTCTCAGGCATCAATCATGGGGCTAATTCTTCTATTAATGTGATTTATTCAGGCACTATGTCGGCTGCCATTGAAGGAGCAATGGAAGGCATCTCCTCCATAGGATTTTCACTTTGTAACCATGCTATTGAAGCCGACTTTACGGCATCAAAAATGGTTGTGGATAAAGTAATTAAAGATGTGTTAACTCAAAAATATGAGGCCATTTGTTTAAACGTGAATATTCCAAATGTAAGTTACGACTTAATTAGAGGGATAAAAGTTTGTAAACAAGCAAATGGTAATTGGGAAGAGGATTTTGATGAAAGAACCGACCCAAATGGAAAAAGCTATTATTGGTTAACAGGTAAATTTGTAGTTTACGATAACAATGAAGATACTGACGAGTGGGCTTTGCAAAACAACTACGTTTCTATAGTGCCAGTTGAACACGATTTTACCAATTATTTGGTTATGAATAAAATAAAACATTTAGAACATGCTTAA
- a CDS encoding amidohydrolase family protein yields MLQISANYIFPGNSTPIKNGVVVLDDKNIVLEVLDPKTTPINWENVRIYEGIVCPGFVNTHCHLELSYLKGKVKEQTKLHGFIKDIISIRESFSDDVRLEAITAAEQEMKQNGIVAVGDISNGTSTFKLKATENLYYHTFVEVFGSDPSIANDAFNHAKRVYDTYFDKKKASITPHATYSVSDKLTQLVNQHCKENNSLVSIHNQETESENHFYQHGKGDLFDFLNIREKLKGEFVPTQQNALPSFLGKYENLRKTLLVHNTFTNKQDIAWANNFSKNIYWAFCPNANLYIENRQPSYNLFLNEKCTIGTDSLASNWSLSILDELKTISRNSPEIPLQTLIKWATINGADFLGINHQFGSIKKGKKPGLNLISTIDLKSLKLLDNSTIKVIA; encoded by the coding sequence ATGCTTCAAATTTCTGCCAATTATATTTTTCCTGGAAACTCCACTCCTATTAAAAATGGGGTTGTTGTGTTAGATGATAAAAATATTGTTTTAGAAGTATTAGACCCAAAAACAACACCAATTAATTGGGAAAATGTGAGAATATATGAAGGCATAGTTTGCCCTGGTTTTGTAAATACGCACTGCCATTTAGAGCTTTCATACCTTAAAGGAAAAGTAAAAGAACAAACCAAGTTACACGGTTTTATAAAAGACATTATTTCAATTAGAGAATCTTTTTCTGATGATGTTCGTTTGGAAGCCATAACTGCAGCAGAACAAGAAATGAAACAAAATGGAATTGTTGCTGTTGGCGACATTTCTAATGGAACTTCAACGTTTAAACTGAAAGCAACAGAAAACTTGTATTATCACACTTTTGTGGAAGTTTTTGGTTCAGACCCAAGTATTGCAAATGATGCTTTTAACCATGCGAAACGTGTTTACGACACTTATTTTGACAAAAAAAAAGCATCCATTACTCCCCATGCTACATATTCAGTTTCTGATAAATTGACTCAACTGGTTAACCAACATTGCAAAGAAAACAATAGTTTGGTAAGTATTCATAACCAAGAAACCGAAAGTGAAAATCATTTTTACCAACATGGCAAAGGAGACTTATTTGATTTTTTGAATATTAGAGAAAAATTAAAAGGTGAGTTTGTTCCAACACAACAAAACGCATTACCTTCTTTTCTAGGTAAATATGAAAATTTACGAAAAACGTTGTTAGTTCATAACACCTTTACCAATAAACAAGACATTGCTTGGGCAAATAATTTTTCTAAAAACATTTATTGGGCTTTTTGCCCTAATGCCAACCTTTACATCGAAAACCGACAACCCAGTTACAATTTATTTTTAAACGAAAAATGTACCATTGGTACCGATAGTTTAGCGAGTAATTGGAGTTTATCCATTTTAGATGAGCTGAAAACAATTTCTAGAAATTCACCTGAAATACCTTTACAAACTTTAATCAAATGGGCAACTATAAATGGTGCTGATTTTTTAGGAATTAACCATCAGTTTGGTTCAATTAAAAAAGGCAAAAAACCTGGCTTAAATTTAATTTCAACCATTGATTTAAAATCGCTCAAATTACTTGATAATTCAACGATTAAAGTGATTGCTTAG
- the lpxB gene encoding lipid-A-disaccharide synthase, translated as MKYYIIAGEASGDLHASNLIKELKKRDTTADFRCWGGDLMQKQGAVLAKHYRDLAFMGFVEVLLNIKIILRNLAFCKKDVLEYKPDVLILVDYPGFNLKIATWAKINGIKVFYYISPQIWAWKQNRVHKIKRYVDKMFVILPFEKDFYARFDVDVDFVGHPLLDAIENRAVSSFEDFCKQNNLPQKPIIALLPGSRKQEIHTMLPIMLSIVNYFPDYQFVVAGAPSQDAEFYQNYLSKQVSLLENKTYALLEHSTAALVTSGTATLETALFKVPQIVCYKGSFISYQIAKAVIKVNYISLVNLIADKELVKELIQKELTTTNLKQELTKLITPTYRNQIFDEYQQLQQKLGGVGASERTAKFMLEYLK; from the coding sequence ATGAAATATTACATTATAGCAGGAGAAGCATCAGGCGATTTACATGCGTCAAACCTCATTAAAGAACTAAAAAAACGTGACACAACTGCGGATTTTAGATGTTGGGGTGGCGATTTAATGCAAAAACAAGGAGCAGTTTTAGCTAAACATTATCGCGACCTAGCTTTTATGGGTTTTGTTGAGGTTTTATTAAACATCAAAATTATTTTAAGAAACCTAGCATTTTGTAAAAAAGATGTGTTGGAGTATAAACCAGATGTACTCATCTTGGTAGATTATCCAGGCTTCAATTTAAAAATTGCTACTTGGGCAAAAATTAATGGGATAAAAGTGTTTTATTACATTTCTCCACAAATTTGGGCTTGGAAACAAAATCGGGTACACAAAATTAAACGATACGTGGATAAAATGTTTGTGATTTTACCTTTCGAAAAAGATTTTTATGCTCGTTTTGATGTAGATGTTGATTTTGTTGGTCACCCTTTATTAGATGCTATTGAAAATAGAGCAGTTAGTTCGTTTGAAGATTTTTGTAAACAAAACAATTTACCACAAAAGCCTATTATAGCCTTATTACCTGGCAGCAGAAAGCAAGAAATACACACTATGCTTCCCATTATGTTGTCGATAGTTAACTATTTTCCCGATTACCAATTTGTAGTTGCAGGAGCACCATCGCAAGATGCTGAATTTTACCAAAATTACTTATCGAAACAGGTATCGTTGTTGGAAAACAAAACCTATGCCTTGCTCGAGCACTCAACAGCTGCTTTGGTTACTTCAGGAACGGCAACTTTAGAGACAGCGTTGTTTAAGGTGCCACAAATTGTTTGTTATAAGGGTAGTTTTATCTCCTATCAAATTGCTAAAGCAGTTATAAAAGTAAACTACATATCGTTGGTTAACTTAATAGCCGACAAAGAATTGGTAAAGGAATTGATTCAAAAAGAATTGACTACCACCAATCTTAAACAAGAACTTACAAAGTTAATTACTCCAACCTACCGCAATCAAATATTCGACGAATACCAACAGCTGCAACAAAAGCTTGGTGGTGTTGGTGCGTCTGAACGTACAGCGAAATTTATGCTTGAGTATTTAAAATAA
- a CDS encoding universal stress protein, with translation MKNLLVPTDFSEYSNSALEYAIYIAKIRKSTIHILSIVLSNHNGEFEKAEAKISALKKDPKLTGIAVETYVKLDGVICDKILECAEEIKADLILMGSHGSSTIAEILLGSNTEKVVRKSNFNVMTIKHSMIKEEIKTIAFASDFSRESNQIFGTIRDIADKFNANIHLLKINTPTHFEPTRVSMEKINKFIKNENLSPLNGDKFKIALYSDSTEELGVLNYCIENEIDIIALGIHNKTSMWKLLHESTSQNLVSHSFRPVLTIPIPE, from the coding sequence ATGAAAAACCTACTAGTACCAACCGATTTCTCTGAATATTCTAATTCAGCATTAGAATATGCGATTTACATTGCCAAAATTAGAAAAAGTACCATTCATATCCTGTCAATAGTTTTATCAAACCACAACGGAGAATTTGAAAAAGCTGAGGCTAAAATAAGTGCCTTAAAAAAAGACCCTAAACTTACTGGTATTGCTGTCGAAACTTATGTAAAGTTAGATGGTGTTATTTGTGATAAAATTTTAGAATGTGCTGAAGAAATTAAAGCCGATTTAATTTTAATGGGTTCTCATGGCTCATCAACTATTGCTGAAATATTATTGGGTAGCAACACAGAAAAAGTAGTTCGTAAATCGAATTTTAACGTGATGACCATTAAACATAGTATGATTAAGGAGGAGATTAAAACCATTGCTTTTGCTTCTGATTTTTCTCGTGAATCGAATCAAATTTTTGGTACCATTAGAGATATTGCTGATAAATTTAATGCCAACATACATTTGCTTAAAATAAATACTCCCACCCATTTTGAGCCCACTCGTGTTTCGATGGAAAAAATTAACAAGTTTATAAAAAACGAAAATTTATCGCCACTTAACGGCGACAAATTCAAAATAGCCTTATACTCTGATAGTACTGAAGAGTTAGGCGTTTTAAACTATTGTATTGAAAACGAAATTGACATTATTGCCTTAGGTATTCATAACAAAACCAGCATGTGGAAACTGTTGCACGAGAGTACTTCACAAAATTTAGTTAGTCACTCGTTTAGGCCTGTATTAACTATTCCTATACCTGAGTAA
- a CDS encoding S41 family peptidase, producing MKKRITKITLIIALAMSSIFSVGYVDSYFEISKNLDIFATLFRELNIYYVDDSDPGKLMKTGIDAMLESLDPYTNYIPESNMEDYKLMTTGQYGGIGALIQKQGDYVVISEPYEGFGAFKAGLRAGDKILEVDGKSVKGKNTTEIREVLLGQPGSSITLKIERPGTTEPMVKKVIREEVKIKDVPYYAMMKDSVGYIKLTGFTESASKEVKTALVSLKEQHATSIVLDLRGNGGGLLNEAVNIVNFFVPKGSEVVFTKGKIKEWDKTYKALNEPIDTKIPLVVLIDEGSASASEIVSGSLQDHDRAVVVGTQSYGKGLVQSVRPLSYNSKLKVTVAKYYTPSGRCIQKLDYSHREENGKVTAIADSLIKEFKTLHSKRPVFDGKGVAPDVKVEKLMLSDISASLITKNLFFEYATNYRIKNDSIKPVADFTFSDAEYADFVKFLDGKDYAYTTESEDLLAKLELTTKEEKYFDDVKTEYEHLKEKLNTHKKDDLKKFKEEIITILETEIVGRYYYQNGTIQNSLKRDPTLEVAIKTIKNDTLYKSILAGTNK from the coding sequence ATGAAAAAAAGAATTACAAAAATTACCTTAATCATTGCGCTGGCAATGTCATCGATATTTTCTGTTGGATATGTAGATAGTTATTTCGAAATATCAAAAAACCTTGACATTTTCGCTACACTATTTCGTGAATTGAACATTTATTATGTTGATGATTCTGATCCAGGAAAATTGATGAAAACAGGTATCGACGCGATGTTGGAGTCGTTAGATCCTTACACCAACTACATTCCAGAGTCGAACATGGAAGACTATAAATTGATGACTACTGGTCAGTATGGTGGTATTGGTGCGTTAATTCAAAAACAAGGTGATTATGTGGTAATTTCTGAACCTTACGAAGGTTTTGGGGCATTTAAAGCAGGTTTACGTGCTGGTGATAAAATTTTGGAAGTGGACGGAAAATCGGTAAAAGGAAAAAACACCACAGAAATTCGTGAGGTTCTATTGGGTCAACCAGGCTCATCGATTACCTTAAAAATTGAACGACCAGGCACAACTGAACCAATGGTAAAAAAAGTAATTCGTGAGGAAGTAAAAATTAAAGATGTGCCATATTATGCTATGATGAAAGATTCTGTTGGCTATATCAAATTAACTGGTTTTACCGAATCAGCAAGTAAAGAAGTAAAAACTGCTTTAGTTAGTTTAAAGGAACAACATGCCACATCAATTGTGTTAGATTTAAGAGGTAACGGTGGAGGTTTACTAAACGAAGCAGTAAACATTGTTAACTTTTTTGTTCCAAAAGGTTCGGAAGTCGTTTTTACCAAGGGGAAAATTAAAGAATGGGACAAAACTTACAAAGCATTAAACGAGCCTATTGATACAAAAATACCATTGGTGGTATTGATTGACGAAGGTTCAGCATCTGCATCAGAAATAGTTTCGGGCTCTTTACAAGACCACGATAGAGCTGTTGTTGTGGGAACGCAATCTTACGGAAAAGGTTTGGTGCAATCTGTTCGCCCGTTAAGTTACAATTCAAAACTTAAAGTAACCGTGGCAAAATATTACACACCTAGCGGAAGATGTATTCAAAAATTAGATTATTCGCACCGTGAAGAGAACGGAAAAGTAACCGCTATTGCTGATTCGTTAATTAAAGAATTTAAGACTCTGCATAGCAAACGACCTGTATTTGATGGTAAAGGTGTTGCTCCTGATGTAAAAGTAGAAAAGTTAATGTTGAGCGATATTTCTGCATCATTAATTACCAAAAATTTGTTTTTTGAATACGCTACTAACTACCGTATTAAAAACGACAGTATTAAACCCGTAGCAGATTTTACTTTTAGCGATGCTGAATATGCAGACTTTGTAAAATTCTTGGATGGAAAAGATTATGCTTACACCACCGAAAGTGAAGATTTGTTAGCAAAATTAGAATTAACCACCAAAGAAGAAAAATATTTTGATGATGTAAAAACTGAATACGAACACTTAAAAGAGAAGCTAAACACACATAAAAAAGACGACTTAAAAAAGTTTAAAGAGGAAATCATCACCATTTTAGAAACTGAGATTGTTGGACGTTATTATTATCAAAATGGAACCATACAAAATTCTTTAAAACGAGACCCAACACTTGAGGTTGCTATTAAAACCATTAAGAACGACACCTTGTATAAATCCATTTTAGCAGGTACAAACAAATAA
- a CDS encoding four helix bundle protein, which yields MKLEDLKLYQECLDFEAKIWNIVNQWEGFNKDTVGESFVKDSDAISANIAAGYGRYNFKDKKHYCYISRGYLLKTKGWLLKAKEREMIQAPEADELLEFVEKIHRMLNAYIRSIGRTKTEGGSYEKRDSYNNSNNDNDDDEPNGNTFTADADEFFSEEELANA from the coding sequence ATGAAATTAGAAGACTTAAAATTATACCAAGAATGTCTTGACTTTGAAGCTAAAATTTGGAATATTGTAAATCAGTGGGAAGGATTTAATAAAGATACCGTAGGTGAATCATTTGTTAAAGATTCAGACGCTATTTCAGCGAACATTGCTGCGGGTTATGGCCGTTACAATTTTAAAGATAAAAAACACTACTGCTACATTTCTAGAGGATATCTTTTAAAAACTAAAGGTTGGTTATTAAAGGCAAAAGAAAGAGAAATGATTCAAGCTCCTGAAGCGGATGAATTGTTGGAATTTGTAGAAAAAATACACCGAATGTTAAACGCTTACATTCGCTCAATAGGAAGAACCAAAACAGAAGGTGGTTCTTACGAAAAAAGAGATTCGTACAACAACAGCAACAACGATAATGATGACGATGAGCCAAATGGCAACACATTTACCGCTGATGCTGATGAGTTTTTTAGCGAAGAAGAACTAGCAAATGCATAA
- a CDS encoding O-antigen ligase family protein: protein MLKVKAFFSNTERLYLIGLSAIAVGLSLSKPLISIGQLILGLAWILEGNYSQRIKAFFTNKTALFLILFFAISVVGLINTSNFSYAFTDVKRKFPFFVLPFVLFGFKLKQEQLKLVFKLYLAGILAASFWSIFVKLGGLGITIVDDRDLSRFNSHIRFGLEICIAIFGLGYYFFNEHNLKTKIIITLLGLWLLAFMFILHLYTGLLVFGATSLILMFVYGFKVADFKFKFLLFLTPLFIVGGAVWYINKSVNQYYNQNQPLEEKRYSPYGEIYNHNLTNDDKENGYYVYRNNADEELEYAWNKVSKIHYRGKDLKGQPISSTVIRFITSKGEYKNHKAVMNLTPKEIEAIERGTTNVNMLTSNAFERRITSTIWEFDNYKRGRDYNGHSTVMRWVYWKTAYNIFKEHFWTGVGTGDIQDAFNEQYEKENSPLIEKYRLRAHNQFITAFTTYGIIGGILFIVFLLYPLFGLSLKNHFVYLAFILIMLLSMITEDTLDTQVGITLFVFFNTLLIYNHKQI, encoded by the coding sequence ATGTTAAAAGTTAAAGCTTTTTTTTCGAATACTGAGCGATTATACCTCATTGGTTTATCTGCAATTGCTGTTGGCTTATCACTTTCTAAACCATTAATTAGTATTGGTCAATTAATTTTAGGATTAGCGTGGATTTTAGAGGGAAATTACTCGCAACGAATCAAAGCTTTTTTTACCAATAAAACCGCTTTATTTTTAATTCTATTTTTTGCCATTTCGGTTGTTGGGTTAATAAACACCTCTAACTTTAGCTATGCATTTACCGATGTAAAAAGAAAGTTTCCATTCTTTGTTTTACCATTTGTTTTGTTTGGTTTTAAGTTAAAACAAGAACAACTAAAGCTAGTATTTAAGCTTTACCTCGCAGGTATTCTTGCCGCTAGTTTTTGGAGCATATTTGTAAAACTTGGTGGCTTAGGTATTACCATTGTCGACGATAGGGATTTATCTCGATTCAATTCGCACATTCGTTTTGGTTTAGAAATTTGCATTGCCATTTTTGGTTTGGGTTATTATTTTTTTAACGAGCACAACTTAAAAACCAAAATCATCATCACCTTATTGGGCTTGTGGTTACTTGCCTTTATGTTTATTCTTCATCTTTATACAGGGCTGTTGGTTTTTGGGGCTACTTCACTTATTTTAATGTTTGTTTATGGGTTTAAGGTAGCTGATTTTAAATTTAAATTTTTGCTTTTCCTCACTCCTCTATTTATTGTTGGAGGAGCTGTTTGGTACATCAACAAAAGTGTAAATCAGTATTACAATCAAAACCAACCTTTAGAGGAAAAACGATACTCACCTTATGGCGAAATATACAATCACAACTTAACAAACGACGATAAAGAAAATGGTTATTACGTTTATAGAAATAATGCCGATGAAGAATTAGAATACGCTTGGAATAAGGTGAGTAAAATCCATTATCGAGGTAAAGATTTAAAAGGACAACCTATTTCTAGTACTGTAATTCGATTTATTACTTCTAAAGGAGAGTATAAAAACCACAAAGCAGTAATGAATTTAACGCCAAAAGAAATTGAAGCAATTGAGCGTGGCACAACCAATGTAAATATGCTAACTAGCAATGCTTTTGAGCGAAGAATAACCAGTACCATTTGGGAGTTCGATAACTACAAAAGAGGTAGAGATTACAACGGACACTCAACTGTAATGCGTTGGGTTTACTGGAAAACGGCCTACAACATTTTTAAAGAACATTTTTGGACTGGTGTTGGTACTGGCGACATTCAAGATGCGTTTAATGAGCAATACGAAAAAGAAAACTCTCCACTTATAGAAAAATATAGATTGAGAGCACACAATCAGTTTATCACAGCATTTACTACTTACGGAATAATTGGAGGCATCCTTTTTATTGTTTTTCTATTGTATCCGTTGTTTGGCTTAAGCTTAAAAAATCATTTTGTGTATTTAGCTTTTATCCTCATTATGCTACTCTCCATGATAACCGAAGATACCTTAGATACACAAGTTGGAATAACCTTATTTGTGTTTTTTAATACGCTGTTGATTTACAACCATAAACAAATTTAA
- the queA gene encoding tRNA preQ1(34) S-adenosylmethionine ribosyltransferase-isomerase QueA → MKLSKFKFDLPAELLAEHPSPERDESRLMVLHRSTGQIEHRLFKDLIEYFDEGDLMIMNDTKVFPARMYGNKEKTGARIEVFLLRELNRENYLWDVLVDPARKIRIGNKLYFGDDDLVAEVIDNTTSRGRTLRFLFDGTHEEFKAIIEKLGETPIPKYIKREVEPEDAERYQTVYAENEGAVAAPTAGLHFSKHLLKRLEIKGVDFAKLTLHVGLGTFRTVEVEDLTKHKMDSEEIHITQKCADQVNAAKARKARICAVGTTSMRSIESSVSTDGELKPYDGWTNKFIFPPYDFSIANCMITNFHTPLSTLLMMTCAFGGYDLVMKAYKEAVKEKYRFYTYGDAMLIL, encoded by the coding sequence ATGAAATTATCAAAATTTAAATTTGACTTACCCGCAGAATTGCTTGCAGAACACCCATCTCCAGAACGTGATGAATCAAGATTAATGGTGCTTCACAGAAGTACTGGACAAATAGAACACAGATTATTTAAAGACCTAATCGAGTATTTCGATGAGGGTGATTTAATGATAATGAACGACACTAAAGTTTTTCCTGCTAGAATGTATGGTAACAAAGAAAAAACTGGAGCTCGTATCGAGGTGTTTTTATTGAGAGAATTAAACAGAGAAAATTATTTGTGGGACGTTTTAGTAGACCCAGCACGTAAAATTAGAATTGGTAATAAACTTTATTTCGGTGATGATGATTTAGTTGCAGAGGTTATCGACAACACAACATCTAGAGGGAGAACATTAAGATTTTTATTTGATGGTACTCACGAAGAATTTAAAGCCATTATTGAAAAATTGGGAGAAACTCCAATACCAAAATACATTAAAAGAGAGGTTGAGCCAGAAGATGCTGAACGTTACCAAACTGTTTATGCTGAAAATGAAGGAGCTGTAGCCGCTCCAACTGCTGGATTACACTTTAGTAAACACCTTTTAAAACGGTTAGAAATTAAAGGAGTTGATTTTGCAAAATTAACGTTACACGTAGGTTTAGGAACTTTTAGAACAGTAGAGGTTGAAGATTTAACCAAACATAAAATGGATTCGGAAGAAATCCATATCACTCAAAAATGTGCCGACCAAGTTAATGCCGCAAAAGCACGTAAAGCTAGAATTTGTGCAGTTGGTACTACATCAATGAGATCAATAGAATCTTCTGTTTCAACCGATGGAGAATTAAAACCTTACGATGGCTGGACCAACAAATTTATATTTCCTCCTTACGATTTTAGTATTGCAAATTGCATGATTACGAATTTCCACACTCCTTTATCTACATTGTTAATGATGACTTGTGCGTTTGGTGGTTACGATTTAGTAATGAAAGCTTATAAAGAGGCAGTAAAAGAAAAATATCGTTTTTACACGTATGGTGATGCCATGCTTATACTTTAA
- a CDS encoding 2-C-methyl-D-erythritol 4-phosphate cytidylyltransferase: protein MHKYAIIVAGGKGERMGEQLPKQFLELAGKPILMHTIEKFYQTFPQTKIILALPENQIDFWEELCYKYGFTKIPHQIVAGGKTRFHSVKNALALVKQNGIVAVHDGVRPLVSATTITNCFAQAEKSGSAIPVVDVVDSLRFVSKQEQTNKAVARSCYKNVQTPQCFKSELLLKAYEQDFDETFNDDASVVEKLGHSIELVQGNTENIKITSPIDLIVAEALLSR from the coding sequence ATGCATAAATATGCAATAATAGTTGCCGGAGGAAAAGGTGAACGAATGGGAGAGCAACTTCCAAAACAGTTCCTCGAATTAGCTGGCAAACCTATTTTAATGCATACCATCGAAAAGTTTTATCAAACTTTTCCTCAAACAAAAATTATACTGGCTCTTCCCGAAAATCAAATCGATTTTTGGGAAGAGCTTTGTTATAAATACGGGTTTACAAAAATTCCGCACCAAATAGTTGCTGGTGGTAAAACCCGATTTCATTCGGTAAAAAATGCGTTGGCTTTAGTAAAACAAAATGGTATTGTGGCTGTTCACGATGGAGTTCGTCCATTGGTAAGTGCAACAACCATTACTAACTGTTTTGCACAGGCAGAAAAATCTGGCTCAGCTATTCCTGTGGTTGATGTGGTAGATTCGTTGAGGTTTGTATCTAAACAAGAACAAACCAATAAAGCAGTTGCGCGTAGTTGCTACAAAAATGTACAAACGCCACAATGTTTTAAATCGGAGCTTTTACTAAAAGCTTACGAGCAAGATTTTGACGAAACCTTTAACGACGATGCTTCGGTAGTTGAAAAATTAGGACATTCGATTGAATTAGTTCAAGGAAACACCGAAAACATTAAAATTACCTCTCCTATAGATTTGATTGTTGCTGAGGCTTTATTGAGCAGATAG
- the rnpA gene encoding ribonuclease P protein component, with product MEQKFTFPKIEKLKSRKDIDGLFSGGKSIHETPIRGVYTKKKEPSKVVLSVGVSVPKKFVKLAVDRNLIKRRMREAYRLHNHELKQTLLSSNTQLNLMFVYGSKQLLSYIEIEDKIKVILNRLNARFEERGE from the coding sequence ATGGAGCAAAAATTTACCTTCCCTAAAATAGAAAAACTAAAAAGCCGAAAAGATATCGACGGATTGTTTAGTGGGGGTAAATCTATTCACGAAACACCCATCCGAGGCGTTTATACAAAAAAAAAGGAGCCATCAAAAGTGGTGTTGAGTGTTGGGGTAAGTGTTCCTAAAAAGTTTGTAAAACTTGCCGTTGACAGAAATTTGATTAAGCGTAGAATGAGAGAGGCATACCGTTTGCATAATCACGAATTAAAACAAACATTGTTAAGTTCAAATACGCAGTTAAACTTAATGTTTGTTTATGGGTCGAAACAATTATTGAGTTACATCGAAATTGAAGACAAAATAAAAGTAATTTTAAATCGTTTAAATGCAAGGTTTGAAGAGCGTGGTGAGTAA